A genomic region of Elaeis guineensis isolate ETL-2024a chromosome 9, EG11, whole genome shotgun sequence contains the following coding sequences:
- the LOC105034201 gene encoding probable bifunctional methylthioribulose-1-phosphate dehydratase/enolase-phosphatase E1 produces MASAKSLPLLSSQAYLEGKAVRETRELVAELCRHFYSLGWVTGTGGSITIKAHDDAVPKPEQLIIMSPSGVQKERMVPADMYVLSGNGTVLSAPSPKPYPHKPPKCTDCAPLFMKAYQMRNAGAVIHSHGMESCLATMIHPFSKEFRITHMEMIKGIQGHGYHDELVVPIIENTPHESELTESLSEAIAAYPKATAVLVRNHGIYVWGDSWISAKTQAECYHYLFDAAIKLHQMGIDWTTPSHGPISNTKAIQGKDWNPSGSLRAGLLNGNHVVELSRQCIVLDIEGTTTPISFVTDVLFPYARDNVRKHLISTYDSEETKDDIKLLRAQVEDDLKQGVLGSVPIPADDAGKEEVINALVTNVEAMIRADRKITSLKQLQGHIWRTGFQNKELQGIVYEDVPEALKKWHADGLKIYIYSSGSREAQRLLFGNTAYGDLRKYLCGFFDTTIGNKREAHSYFEISQSVGVDNPSQILFVTDVYQEAVAAKAAGLEVLISIRPGNAPLPENHGFGIIKSFAEI; encoded by the exons ATGGCGTCGGCGAAGTCGCTTCCGTTGCTCTCGTCGCAGGCGTACTTGGAGGGAAAGGCGGTGAGGGAGACTCGGGAGCTGGTCGCCGAGCTTTGCCGCCACTTCTACTCCCTCGGATGGGTCACGGGCACCGGCGGCAGCATCACCATCAAGGCCCACGACGACGCCGTCCCCAAGCCCGAGCAGCTCATCATCATGTCTCCCTCCG GGGTTCAGAAGGAGCGGATGGTGCCCGCGGACATGTATGTGCTATCCGGGAACGGGACGGTGCTGTCAGCGCCTTCACCAAAACCCTACCCCCACAAGCCCCCCAAATGTACCGATTGTGCTCCCCTCTTCATGAAG GCTTATCAGATGCGCAATGCTGGGGCTGTtattcatagtcatggtatggagAGTTGTCTTGCAACAATGATCCATCCCTTCTCAAAAGAGTTCCGA ATTACTCACATGGAGATGATAAAAGGAATTCAAGGACATGGTTATCATGATGAGCTTGTTGTTCCAATAATTGAGAACACTCCTCATGAGAGTGAGCTTACAGAATCCCTAAGTGAAGCG ATTGCTGCATATCCAAAAGCAACTGCTGTGCTTGTGCGCAACCATGGGATATATGTATGGGGAGACTCTTGGATCAGTGCCAAGACACAG GCTGAATGTTATCATTATCTTTTTGATGCTGCCATcaaacttcaccaaatgggtattGACTGGACTACTCCAAGCCATGGCCCAATAAGCAATACAAAGGCCATTCAAGGTAAGGATTGGAATCCAAGTGGTTCCTTAAGAGCAGGGCTCCTGAATGGCAATCATGTTGTGGAGCTGTCAAGA CAATGCATTGTTCTTGACATTGAAGGAACGACAACCCCAATATCATTTGTTACAGATGTTCTTTTTCCCTATGCTCGTGATAATGTACGGAAACATTTGATATCAACATATGATAGTGAGGAAACCAAGGATGATATCAAGCTATTGCGTGCCCAA GTTGAGGATGACCTGAAACAAGGGGTGTTGGGTTCTGTACCCATTCCAGCTGATGATGCTGGGAAAGAGGAAGTTATAAATGCTTTAGTAACTAATGTGGAGGCAATGATAAGAGCTGACAGAAAAATTACTTCTCTTAAACAATTGCAG GGTCACATATGGAGAACCGGATTTCAAAACAAAGAATTGCAGGGAATTGTTTATGAGGATGTTCCTGAAGCTCTTAAAAAGTGGCATGCTGATGGCTTAAAG ATCTACATATATTCAAGTGGTAGTAGAGAGGCCCAGAGGCTTTTATTTGGAAATACTGCTTATGGGGACTtgagaaaatacctatgtggttTTTTTGACACTACGATTGG AAACAAAAGAGAAGCACACAGTTACTTTGAAATCTCACAGTCGGTTGGAGTGGATAATCCATCTCAAATCTTATTTGTAACTGATGTTTATCAAGAAGCTGTGGCAGCAAAAGCTGCAG GTCTTGAAGTGTTAATCTCCATCCGTCCTGGAAATGCGCCCCTCCCTGAGAATCATGGATTTGGGATAATAAAATCCTTTGCAGAAATCTAA